In the Wyeomyia smithii strain HCP4-BCI-WySm-NY-G18 chromosome 2, ASM2978416v1, whole genome shotgun sequence genome, one interval contains:
- the LOC129724346 gene encoding T-complex protein 1 subunit theta, which produces MALHVPKAPGFASMLKEGARAYSGLEEAVYRNINACKEFAASVRSAYGPNGMNKMIINHIEKQFVTSDAGTIMRELDVEHPAAKLMIQASQMQEAEVGDGTNFVIIFCGALLAEAEELLRLGVTTSDITEGFEKALDKALEILPKLVCHEVKDYRNTEQVKEAIKASIMSKQLGFEDFISKLVTDACVSILPEKTTFNVDNVRVCKILGSGLFTSEVVHGMVFKRFVEGEVESAKDAKIALYSCPVDIIQTETKGTVLIKTAEELKSFSKGEESLLEAQIKAIADTGAKVVVAGGKFGDMALHYMNKYGLMAVRLNSKFDLRRLSKAVNGTVLPRLTPPSSEELGYCDNVFVNELGDTSVCIFKSEGADSRIATIVIRGSTDNYMDDIERAIDDGVNTFKGLTRDGRFLPGAGATEIELAQQLAEYADTLPGLDQYAVRKFAVALEAFPKALAENTGVNATEVVNQLYLSHKEGKKNEGFDIDAELPSTTDVTGTKIFDLFQTKYWALKYAVGVACTILKVDQIIMAKRAGGPKPRQGGANSDDES; this is translated from the exons ATGGCCTTACATGTTCCAAAAGCTCCCGGTTTTGCTTCAATGCTAAAGGAAGGCGCTCGT GCGTATTCCGGCTTAGAGGAAGCAGTGTACCGAAACATTAACGCATGTAAAGAATTCGCCGCATCGGTGCGTTCCGCCTACGGACCAAATGGCATGAACAAAATGATCATCAACCACATCGAGAAGCAATTTGTTACTTCCGACGCGGGAACTATTATGCGAGAACTGGATGTGGAACATCCAGCTGCAAAGTTGATGATTCAGGCGAGCCAAATGCAGGAAGCGGAAGTTGGTGATGGCACAAattttgtgatcattttctgCGGAGCGTTACTAGCTGAAGCAGAGGAACTGCTGCGTTTAGGTGTGACCACCAGTGATATTACCGAAGGATTTGAAAAGGCACTAGATAAAGCACTGGAAATTCTGCCCAAGCTTGTGTGTCATGAAGTCAAAGACTACCGTAATACTGAGCAGGTTAAGGAGGCGATCAAAGCGTCGATTATGTCCAAACAGCTCGGATTCGAGGACTTTATTTCGAAGCTGGTCACGGATGCGTGTGTATCGATTCTTCCAGAGAAGACCACTTTTAATGTTGATAACGTAAGAGTTTGCAAAATTTTGGGTAGCGGTTTGTTTACATCGGAAGTTGTCCATGGGATGGTGTTCAAACGGTTTGTAGAAGGAGAAGTTGAATCCGCTAAGGACGCAAAGATTGCGTTGTACTCTTGTCCGGTGGATATTATTCAAACGGAAACCAAGGGAACCGTTTTAATCAAAACCGCTGAAGAATTAAAGAGTTTCAGCAAAGGCGAGGAAAGTCTACTGGAAGCACAAATTAAAGCGATTGCTGATACTGGAGCTAAAGTAGTTGTGGCCGGTGGAAAGTTTGGAGACATGGCACTACACTACATGAACAAATACGGATTAATGGCAGTTCGTCTGAATTCCAAGTTTGATTTGCGCCGTCTTAGTAAGGCAGTTAATGGAACGGTATTGCCACGTTTGACTCCGCCAAGCTCTGAAGAGTTAGGCTATTGTGACAACGTGTTCGTTAACGAGCTGGGTGATACTTCAGTTTGTATTTTCAAATCCGAAGGCGCGGATAGTCGAATCGCTACTATTGTGATTCGTGGTTCTACCGACAACTACATGGACGATATCGAAAGAGCAATCGATGACGGTGTTAATACGTTCAAAGGATTAACAAGAGATGGACGTTTCCTGCCTGGAGCAGGAGCGACCGAAATCGAACTAGCTCAACAATTGGCCGAGTACGCTGATACTCTCCCAGGGCTGGACCAATATGCTGTTCGGAAGTTTGCTGTAGCTCTAGAGGCGTTCCCCAAGGCGCTAGCTGAAAATACCGGTGTGAATGCCACCGAAGTCGTCAATCAGTTATATCTTTCACACAAGGAAGGGAAAAAGAACGAAGGTTTTGACATCGATGCGGAACTACCTTCGACTACCGATGTTACCGGTACTAAAATTTTTGATCTGTTCCAAACCAAATACTGGGCCTTGAAATATGCGGTTGGAGTCGCTTGTACGATTTTAAAAGTCGATCAAATAATCATGGCAAAACGAGCTGGAGGACCGAAACCGCGACAGGGAGGAGCAAATAGTGACGATGAATCGTAG
- the LOC129724347 gene encoding uncharacterized zinc finger protein CG2678-like yields MEPGKTYIIENQPIVIDPHTQTQSRVVLHCSETSKVDPSWVDLGLGYQIRLEKKSPEKLQPEEPEKVDTVEPLLYFVEIRDLDEPTCISLKIKLQPDAPNKNQLETIDDFIHKCNFCVSRFSVMGQLRNHLPRHAKTDCSHCKAKFFNDYERDWHLRRDHREDPNFEKKVGVHYFCRCCHLSFPIKDEIFTHLRKCHQVYVERELEKIQSLSTPHYSTVAVRDRDADAIRCVYCDQSFKTSDSLTEHFRSKHMNSICECNYCSETFSRPSILRKHQKDVHGVISNHRTPTRSKPPY; encoded by the exons ATGGAACCAGGAAAAACATACATTATCGAAAATCAACCGATAGTGATAG ATCCTCATACTCAGACCCAAAGTCGAGTAGTGCTTCATTGCTCAGAAACATCTAAAGTTGATCCTAGCTGGGTTGATTTAGGACTCGGTTACCAAATTCGGCTGGAGAAAAAATCACCAGAAAAGCTGCAACCTGAAGAACCGGAAAAGGTAGACACGGTGGAACCCTTGCTATATTTCGTAGAAATTCGTGATCTCGATGAACCAACTTGCATCAGTCTCAAAATAAAACTACAACCAGATGCACCTAACAAAAATCAACTGGAAACGATAGATGATTTTATACATAAGTGTAACTTTTGTGTCAGTCGATTCTCTGTGATGGGACAGCTGAGAAATCATTTACCTCGGCACGCTAAGACAGATTGCAGTCATTGCAAAGCGAAATTTTTCAACGACTACGAACGGGATTGGCATCTGCGCCGGGACCATCGAGAGGATCCCAATTTCGAAAAGAAAGTAGGCGTACACTACTTTTGCCGATGCTGCCATTTGAGTTTTCCTATAAAAGATGAAATATTCACACACTTGCGGAAGTGCCATCAAGTATATGTCGAAAGAGAGCTGGAGAAAATACAAAGTCTTTCGACTCCACATTACTCCACAGTGGCTGTTCGTGACAGAGACGCTGATGCGATTCGTTGCGTATATTGTGACCAAAGTTTTAAAACCTCAGACTCATTGACCGAACATTTCCGAAGCAAACACATGAACAGCATTTGCGAATGTAATTACTGTTCGGAAACCTTCAGCAGGCCGAGTATTTTACGAAAGCACCAAAAAGACGTACACGGGGTAATATCGAACCACAGGACTCCCACTCGCAGCAAACCACCATATTGA
- the LOC129722024 gene encoding tetratricopeptide repeat protein 7B, whose amino-acid sequence MTVGEMAGRNRNQITKLEALIEQCRAEGKWQRVTELSDELKAGFPQVESLANFLMGEGKLERYLEEHPPIEDNFHKAKLGLSDAKRYLNSVIGESGKKAGIALDAHLLLAKLYYACGQYDESLQNFVLAELSTLSEKHLSPRSIRILAESYAIKGMCLEKKGTKTLSKFKQAEQETEMITCFERASDLGILYLQGQDAANQSEIRRMGAVLETGLQRAPIVLIKHGKLQNAIDRYRVMLNAIETKATQTLRLTLARQLAEVLLRGVSGTIYTPPTNLNAVSKAGSGNKRLWEPRKYSARQQFIPRNQHEETILLLLIAEALAVRDAVLSQSPEFREARMHSLGNAAAIYDLLTLATVRWNQAGLLHDSLEKALKFSFGESHVWKQYATCLIAMGRYKHAVCALKEHSKLEPQDSLSSLMAAKLCYEHLDQIKEGLAFAEEALGLETKYPRRSRAQLYVGIGLQQVGISSSLNSEKDRYNKLAFEALERAVQQDPNDHLSEYYLACQHAFSYNITEALLHITNALSLRAEHASSLHLFALLLTANRRPKEALVVVQDATEEFPDNLNLLHVKAHLELYLKDVETALETVQQMLSIWREVYEVQLANAGSGMEHDNEKQSDTRSVLQMQSSQMSDKDSNSIHAASLAASRIEHALSEAASSLSSFNPRPGPQKAWMIQLKIWLLLADVYLAIEQPNEAINCIQEASLINQVSHQVMYMRGQIHVYQQQWAEAKQCFQNAVCANPYHTDALRALGEAHLTLGEPRLAEKTLKDAARIDPNCPKIWFLLGRVMESLGDFAASADCMAAALQLEPSCPVLPFTSIALVFE is encoded by the exons ATGACCGTTGGGGAAATGGCCGGACGTAATCGAAACCAGATAACCAAACTCGAGGCTTTAATCGAACAATGCCGTGCCGAGGGAAAATGGCAACGAGTAACCGAGTTGTCCGATGAACTCAAAGCAGGATTTCCACAAGTTG AGAGTTTAGCCAACTTCCTGATGGGAGAAGGCAAGTTAGAGCGATACCTAGAAGAACATCCCCCAATCGAGGATAACTTTCACAAGGCCAAACTAGGGCTTTCCGATGCGAAACGATATCTCAATTCAGTAATTGGTGAAAGTGGAAAAAAGGCAGGAATAGCGCTGGATGCTCATTTACTGTTGGCCAAGTTGTACTATGCATGTGGACAATATGACGAATCTTTGCAAAACTTTGTATTAGCTGAATTAAGCACGCTATCGGAAAAACATCTGTCACC ACGAAGTATTCGGATTCTAGCTGAATCGTATGCTATTAAAGGAATGTGTTTGGAGAAAAAGGGAACAAAAACATTGTCTAAATTTAAACAAGCTGAACAGGAAACGGAAATGATTACCTGTTTCGAACGAGCTTCTGATTTGGGAATACTTTACCTTCAAGGTCAAGACGCGGCTAATCAATCAGAGATAAGACGAATGGGTGCTGTCTTAGAAACAGGGTTGCAGCGAGCCCCGATAGTACTGATAAAACACGGAAAGTTGCAAAACGCCATAGACCGGTACCGGGTTATGCTGAATGCAATCGAGACAAAAGCAACCCAAACCCTCCGATTAACGTTGGCTAGACAACTTGCAGAAGTGTTGTTAAGGGGAGTATCCGGTACTATTTACACTCCACCAACCAATTTGAATGCAGTCTCCAAAGCTGGATCAGGAAACAAACGTTTGTGGGAACCGAGAAAGTATTCTGCTAGACAACAGTTCATACCAAGGAACCAACATGAAGAAACTATTCTTCTACTGCTGATAGCGGAAGCATTGGCTGTTAGAGATGCCGTTCTGTCACAGAGTCCTGAGTTCCGAGAGGCAAGAATGCATTCTCTAGGAAACGCAGCCGCAATATATGACTTGCTCACCTTGGCAACAGTTCGATGGAATCAGGCTGGCTTATTGCATGATTCCTTAGAAAAAgcattaaaattttctttcggAGAAAGTCATGTATGGAAACAGTATGCCACATGCTTGATCGCAATGGGTCGTTACAAACACGCAGTTTGTGCGTTAAAAGAGCATTCTAAGCTAGAGCCACAAGACAGCTTAAGTAGCTTGATGGCAGCAAAACTATGCTACGAGCACTTAGATCAAATTAAAGAAGGACTTGCGTTCGCTGAAGAAGCCTTAGGCTTGGAAACTAAATATCCCAGGCGATCACGTGCTCAACTATATGTTGGAATAGGTCTTCAGCAAGTTGGAATTTCTTCAAGTCTGAACTCGGAAAAAGATCGCTACAATAAGTTGGCATTCGAAGCTCTCGAACGAGCTGTGCAGCAAGATCCGAACGATCATCTCTCCGAGTATTATCTTGCGTGCCAACATGCGTTCAGTTACAATATCACGGAAGCGTTACTGCACATTACCAATGCACTTTCACTGCGCGCTGAACATGCTTCCAGTTTGCATCTCTTTGCTCTATTGTTGACCGCCAATCGGCGCCCAAAAGAGGCGTTAGTAGTAGTACAAGACGCGACAGAAGAATTTCCGGACAATTTAAATCTTCTGCACGTTAAAGCCCATCTAGAGCTGTACCTTAAAGACGTAGAAACTGCGCTGGAAACTGTACAGCAAATGTTATCTATTTGGCGTGAGGTATACGAAGTACAGTTGGCCAACGCTGGAAGCGGAATGGAGCATGATAATGAAAAGCAATCCGATACGCGGAGTGTTCTGCAGATGCAGTCGTCACAGATGTCCGATAAAGATTCAA attctaTTCATGCTGCTTCGTTAGCTGCTTCTCGTATTGAACATGCTCTTAGTGAAGCGGCTAGCTCTCTAAGCTCTTTCAACCCACGGCCGGGACCTCAAAAAGCTTGGATGATACAACTTAAAATTTGGCTGCTGTTGGCGGATGTCTACCTAGCGATTGAACAACCGAATGAAGCTATCAACTGTATCCAAGAAGCTAGTTTAATTAATCAAGTCTCCCATCAAGTGATGTATATG CGTGGTCAAATTCATGTCTACCAGCAGCAGTGGGCGGAAGCGAAACAGTGTTTCCAAAATGCAGTATGTGCCAATCCTTACCACACGGATGCTCTGCGAGCTTTAGGTGAAGCTCATCTCACTCTAGGCGAACCACGTTTGGCAGAAAAAACGTTGAAAGACGCCGCACGGATTGATCCCAATTGTCCGAAAATTTG GTTTTTGCTTGGTCGTGTTATGGAAAGCCTGGGGGACTTTGCGGCATCAGCTGATTGTATGGCTGCAGCCTTGCAACTGGAACCATCATGCCCAGTACTACCTTTCACTTCAATTGCACTTGTGTTCGAGTGA
- the LOC129722026 gene encoding centromere-associated protein E-like, whose protein sequence is MSESFTQSNFVKEQLDDDLEEILGATQSLFQSFIKTQRDLKSAQLDTKLVTNELNTLKQRIKSDQHGDLSDWKQFSQKLNNIVQTVSDRKDIAEYERKIATLAEDNIRLKQQLANLNAQHTKEIEQEKRRLKQEHDREKTQYTKQVSELMIHKELAASEASIRYDQLQFKMHHAQQDSEQRYSSMVTQYEKLLQSLSEQKQKLREENTALQKREQKLLNQLDHIQNHSTDYLLGLGRIATPVEGCQRYSEVVEIIPRVCSSQRFGQDEEDNEAGLQTGSTPKQNTIEVAEASSSLPSTNRHPRNKINTPESPQHPGMGGHIAKPRKKRKLFNHMVGEK, encoded by the exons ATGTCTGAAAGTTTTACGCAATCGAACTTCGTAAAAGAACAACTTGACGACGACTTAGAGGAAATACTTGGTGCAACTCAAAGTCTATTTCAG AGCTTCATCAAAACACAACGGGACCTGAAATCTGCTCAACTGGACACGAAATTGGTCACGAACGAGCTAAATACGCTAAAACAGCGTATTAAATCGGATCAACACGGTGACCTGTCTGACTGGAAACAGTTTTCACAAAAGTTGAATAATATCGTGCAAACAGTAAGTGATCGAAAAGATATTGCGGAATATGAGCGAAAGATTGCTACACTAGCGGAAGATAACATCAGGTTGAAACAGCAACTTGCAAATCTGAATGCTCAACACACCAAAGAAATAGAGCAAGAAAAGCGAAGATTAAAACAAGAACATGACAGGGAAAAGACTCAATACACGAAACAGGTATCCGAGTTAATGATACACAAAGAGCTGGCTGCTTCCGAGGCATCCATCCGGTACGATCAGCTGCAGTTCAAAATGCACCATGCACAGCAAGACAGTGAACAACGTTACAGTTCAATGGTGACACAGTACGAGAAGCTATTGCAATCGCTAAGTGAGCAGAAACAAAAACTGCGAGAAGAGAATACGGCGCTTCAGAAGCGCGAGCAAAAGTTACTCAACCAGTTGGATCACATACAGAATCACTCTACCGACTATCTGCTGGGTTTGGGAAGGATTGCCACGCCCGTAGAAGGCTGTCAGCGATACTCGGAGGTTGTTGAGATAATTCCTCGTGTTTGTAGCAGCCAACGGTTCGGTCAGGATGAGGAAGACAATGAAGCAGGATTGCAGACTGGTAGTACACCGAAACAAAATACTATTGAGGTGGCAGAAGCGTCATCATCCTTGCCCTCGACTAACAGGCATCCTCGAAATAAAATCAACACTCCAGAAAGTCCGCAGCATCCTGGTATGGGAGGTCACATTgctaaaccgcgtaaaaagagaaAACTTTTCAATCACATGGTAGGTGAGAAATGA